GGCGAAGAGAGCGGGGCGCCAGAGGTTTTTGACTTTGAGGCCTTCATCGCGGCAAAGAAGTCGTGAGCCGGTATCGTCTCACTCCGGCCGCGCAACGGGACCTTTCGTCGATTTGGGACTTCACGCAGGGACGCTGGGATGCGCGTCAAGCCGAGACCTACGTTACTGAGATAAGAGCGGCACTCGAGCGCATCGCTGACAACCCAGGCCGTGGTCGCACCTGCGATGAGATCCGCGTTGGC
This genomic stretch from Schaalia sp. JY-X169 harbors:
- a CDS encoding type II toxin-antitoxin system RelE/ParE family toxin, which produces MSRYRLTPAAQRDLSSIWDFTQGRWDARQAETYVTEIRAALERIADNPGRGRTCDEIRVGYRRYSIGSHLIFYVKRPDGVDVIRILHQRMDPTRHL